A genome region from Oryzias latipes chromosome 2, ASM223467v1 includes the following:
- the LOC111948651 gene encoding gastrula zinc finger protein XlCGF57.1-like, producing the protein MSSEPQEGSVRKQLSAAEGTIVQNEEELCRQRRLLDSSWNPQLQLHVVVLPQHYVGEEDLCNQQRNLRVKQGEPEPSWIKENQGDPEPAQIKDEHGEPELSRIKEEHEEPEPSRNKEEHEELEPRQIKKEPEPPQIKEEPEELFISQDEDQLDLKQESDTLVEISTYVEDENSEADLNNQQSFNVTDSQDEEGNQHEESTSTTDEETDPQNRDQRESLSYLSHLKTHMRTPIGEKPFSCIECKKGFNYLSGLKTHMRTHTGERPFSCVECVKSFSHVSDLKKHMRTHTGEKPFSCKECKKRFYRTSSLQRHMRTHTGEKPFSCKECDKSFSCESNLKAHIRSHTGEKPFYCKECAKRFSRVADLKNHMRSHTGEKPFSCKECKKKFKQTSGLKTHMRIHTGEKPFSCKECDKRFSCVSNLKTHMISHTGEKPFPCKECKKCFSYLSHLKQHMRTHTGEKPFSCKECKKSFSCASSLKTHMRTHTGEKPFTCKECDKCFSCASNLKTHMRTHTG; encoded by the coding sequence TCCTCCCTCAGCATTATGTAGGTGAAGAGGATCTTTGCAACCAGCAGAGAAATTTAAGAGTGAAACAGGGGGAACCAGAACCTTCATGGATTAAAGAGAACCAAGGAGATCCAGAACCTGCACAGATTAAAGATGAACATGGAGAACCAGAACTTTCACGGATTAAAGAGGAACAtgaagaaccagaaccttcaCGGAATAAAGAAGAACATGAAGAACTAGAACCTCGGCAGATTAAaaaggaaccagaacctccacaaatTAAAGAGGAGCCAGAAGAGCTCTTcatcagtcaggatgaagatcagcttgatctgaagcaggagtCTGATACTTTGGTGGAGATTTCTACTTATGTGGAAGATGaaaacagtgaagcagatctaaacaatcagcagagctttaatgtaactgacagtcaggatgaagaaggaaaccaacatgaagaatcaacatcaactacagatgaagagacagacccacagaacagagatcagagggAGAGTTTAAGTTATTTGTctcatctcaaaacacacatgagaactcctataggagagaagcctttttcttgtatagaatgtaaaaaaggttttaattatttatctggtctaaaaacacacatgagaactcatacaggagagagGCCTTTTTCTTGTGTAGAATGTGTTAAAAGTTTTAGTCATGTATCTGacctaaaaaaacacatgagaactcacacaggagaaaagcctttttcttgtaaagaatgtaaaaaaaggttttatcgTACATCTAGTCTCcaaagacacatgagaactcatacaggagagaagcctttttcttgtaaagaatgtgataaaagttttagttgtGAATCTAATCTCAAAGCACACATAAGAAGtcatacaggagagaagcccTTTTATTGTAAAGAATGTGCCAAACGTTTTAGCCGTGTAGCTGATCTGAAAAACCACATGAGatctcacacaggagaaaagcctttttcttgtaaagaatgtaaaaaaaaatttaaacaaacatctggtctcaaaacacacatgagaattcatacaggagagaagcctttttcttgtaaagaatgtgataaacgTTTTAGTTGTGTATctaatctcaaaacacacatgataaGTCATACTGGAGAGAAACCCTTtccttgtaaagaatgtaaaaaatgttttagttatttatctCATCTCAAACAACAtatgagaactcatacaggtgagaagcctttttcttgtaaagaatgtaaaaaaagttttagttgtGCATCGagtctcaaaacacacatgagaactcacacaggagaaaagccttttacttgtaaagaatgtgataaatgttttagttgtgcatctaatctcaaaacacacatgagaactcatacaggatag